A single genomic interval of Alistipes provencensis harbors:
- a CDS encoding SusC/RagA family TonB-linked outer membrane protein has protein sequence MKIKYTAILLALLVAFPCGFLKAQDAGALSQQVVKGIVTDAAGEPVYQAVITDAAGKMLGTTDLYGRFELKTDVPNLCFRTVGYGTVSAPASPDMKVTMRTDESHKDDLLDYGYGVIRRRGTLSEAISAIQGRQLEDVPNASLSQMLEGQILGLGTLEYSSDPGNAGVYKYVRGISSNQGTQPLFVVDGIVMQDYNYEFLTAAEIENIVVLKDAAATAIYGLKGANGVVVINTKSGLPGAFDVRVTADFSLQQIARKPETTSSYEYATLRNQAWANDGSLGAAPFSDDQVARIRSGNDPLYPDNNYYDDFVRNFGTMERVGISLSGGSERTRVWSNINFMNQTSLLKQETDEYVAAPRRFWVNFRAKIDVDISKHVRAFAGVAGNVRNDRLAGNNYTNSGIYETIFSLPPTMVGPTTEDGRVTTMETVSTPTYGILNRSGYTKYTGMYASTYAGVTVDLDFVTRGLSVTGKLAFQSSNDRHNYMTQDFSRYYYDYTQGDFVQLGSNLDTNLAGGASGVFQYAISYIAQLDYKRSFGRHNAEAHLYTYYTNEQLDDVNADFPAVGLPHDDHNTGLNLSYNYDDRYVVGATFGLTASDIFARSNRYTFVPAFSAAWVASNESFLRDVKWLSLLKVRASYGEVALDDFEVGYYRYMYMDYIKKNGDVRLLGNPDLKPEIHKTQNYGLDLGLWNKLNLTFDYFSRRTDNMLIEEGSRIPAYQGIYVSNYRKVNEGRMKNSGIELGVSYATELGRGWGIHAGVNYSHAKNEVIYTGEMPYPGDGNGYKGYAYSHRVDGYPLGQQFGYLVDRSNGSGYISTDEELAKYTAMYSEIRTPRKGDLIFRDVNGDGLVNEKDLSPIGKGSLPTDFTTIRAGFSWKGLELDLMFQGVTGYYGGVSYQTERDANGIFNDLHKAAWTPERYASGAEIKHPALSYNSASISNNNSDFNIVNRSFWRLKNASLSYTLPARLMRNAGIKRLKIVLSGQNLFTSSALDSKVIDPETGSMTQLPPMRVINLGVKLDF, from the coding sequence ATGAAAATCAAATATACAGCTATATTGCTCGCACTCCTCGTCGCCTTTCCGTGCGGCTTCCTGAAGGCGCAGGATGCCGGGGCCTTGTCGCAGCAGGTTGTCAAGGGCATCGTCACGGATGCTGCCGGAGAGCCGGTCTATCAGGCCGTAATTACCGATGCCGCCGGGAAAATGCTCGGTACGACGGATTTGTACGGCCGTTTCGAACTGAAGACGGATGTTCCGAACCTTTGTTTCCGCACGGTGGGTTACGGCACCGTTTCGGCTCCCGCGTCGCCCGATATGAAGGTGACGATGCGCACGGACGAATCACACAAGGATGACCTGCTGGATTACGGCTACGGCGTGATCCGCCGCCGCGGAACGCTCAGCGAGGCAATTTCGGCCATTCAGGGCCGGCAGCTCGAGGACGTACCCAATGCGAGCCTCAGCCAGATGCTCGAAGGTCAGATACTGGGGTTGGGAACGCTCGAATACTCTTCCGACCCGGGAAATGCCGGCGTGTATAAATATGTCCGGGGCATCTCTTCGAATCAGGGGACGCAGCCGCTGTTCGTCGTGGACGGCATCGTTATGCAGGATTACAACTACGAATTCCTGACGGCTGCCGAGATCGAGAACATCGTGGTGCTGAAAGATGCTGCCGCCACGGCCATCTATGGACTGAAGGGCGCCAACGGCGTGGTCGTCATCAATACCAAGTCGGGACTTCCCGGAGCGTTCGACGTGCGGGTCACGGCCGATTTCTCCCTGCAGCAGATCGCCCGCAAGCCCGAGACGACCTCTTCCTACGAATATGCGACGCTGCGCAATCAGGCGTGGGCGAACGACGGCTCGCTGGGAGCAGCTCCCTTCTCCGACGATCAGGTCGCCCGGATCAGGTCGGGCAACGATCCGCTCTATCCCGACAATAACTATTACGACGACTTCGTGCGCAATTTCGGTACGATGGAACGGGTAGGTATCAGTCTCAGCGGCGGCAGCGAGCGGACGCGCGTCTGGTCGAACATCAACTTCATGAACCAGACTTCGCTCCTGAAACAGGAGACCGACGAATATGTGGCCGCACCCCGCCGCTTCTGGGTGAACTTCCGCGCGAAGATCGACGTGGACATCTCCAAACACGTCCGCGCTTTCGCCGGTGTGGCGGGTAACGTGCGCAACGACCGGCTTGCGGGGAACAATTATACCAACAGCGGAATTTACGAAACGATCTTCTCGCTGCCGCCGACGATGGTCGGACCCACGACCGAAGACGGCCGCGTGACGACGATGGAGACGGTCTCCACGCCGACCTACGGTATCCTGAACCGCTCGGGTTACACCAAATATACGGGCATGTACGCTTCGACGTACGCAGGCGTTACGGTCGATCTGGATTTCGTGACGCGCGGCCTGAGCGTGACGGGCAAATTGGCTTTCCAGTCGAGCAACGACCGTCACAACTACATGACGCAGGATTTCAGCCGCTATTACTACGACTATACGCAGGGCGATTTCGTGCAGTTGGGCTCCAATCTGGACACCAATCTGGCAGGCGGTGCGAGCGGCGTGTTCCAGTACGCCATCAGCTATATCGCCCAGTTGGACTACAAACGCTCTTTCGGCAGGCACAATGCGGAGGCTCATCTCTATACATATTATACCAATGAGCAGTTGGATGATGTGAATGCGGATTTTCCCGCCGTGGGGCTTCCGCACGATGACCACAATACGGGTCTGAACCTCTCGTACAACTACGACGACCGTTATGTGGTCGGTGCGACGTTCGGCCTGACGGCTTCCGATATATTCGCCCGCAGCAACCGCTACACGTTTGTTCCCGCTTTCTCGGCGGCGTGGGTCGCTTCGAACGAGTCGTTCCTGCGCGATGTGAAGTGGCTGAGCCTGCTGAAGGTTCGTGCTTCTTACGGAGAGGTCGCCCTCGATGACTTCGAGGTGGGCTACTACCGCTACATGTACATGGACTATATCAAGAAGAACGGCGATGTCCGCCTGCTGGGTAATCCTGACCTCAAGCCGGAGATCCATAAGACCCAGAACTACGGTCTTGATCTGGGACTCTGGAACAAACTGAACCTGACGTTCGACTATTTCAGCCGTCGTACCGACAACATGCTGATCGAGGAGGGCAGCCGGATTCCCGCTTATCAGGGCATCTATGTGAGCAACTACCGCAAGGTCAACGAGGGCAGGATGAAGAACAGCGGCATCGAGCTGGGCGTCTCCTATGCGACGGAGCTCGGCCGGGGATGGGGCATCCACGCCGGCGTGAATTACTCGCATGCGAAGAACGAGGTCATCTACACCGGGGAGATGCCTTATCCCGGCGATGGCAACGGCTACAAGGGCTATGCCTATTCCCACCGGGTGGACGGCTATCCGTTGGGCCAGCAGTTCGGCTATCTGGTCGACCGCAGCAACGGCAGCGGCTACATTTCGACCGACGAGGAGTTGGCGAAGTATACGGCGATGTATTCCGAGATCAGAACGCCGCGTAAGGGCGACCTCATCTTCCGGGATGTGAACGGTGACGGCCTTGTCAACGAGAAGGACCTGTCGCCCATCGGCAAAGGTAGCCTTCCGACCGATTTCACGACCATCCGTGCGGGTTTCAGTTGGAAAGGGCTCGAACTGGACCTGATGTTTCAGGGTGTGACGGGCTATTACGGCGGGGTCAGCTACCAGACGGAGCGCGATGCCAACGGTATTTTCAACGACCTGCACAAGGCGGCGTGGACGCCCGAGCGCTATGCTTCCGGTGCGGAGATCAAACATCCGGCCCTGAGCTACAACAGCGCGTCGATCAGTAATAACAACAGTGATTTCAATATTGTCAACCGTTCGTTCTGGCGGCTGAAGAACGCTTCGCTTTCCTACACGCTTCCGGCGCGTCTGATGCGCAACGCGGGCATCAAGCGGCTGAAGATCGTACTCAGCGGACAGAACCTGTTCACGTCGTCAGCTCTCGATTCGAAGGTGATCGACCCCGAAACGGGCAGCATGACCCAACTGCCGCCGATGCGCGTGATCAATCTGGGCGTGAAACTCGATTTTTAA
- a CDS encoding RagB/SusD family nutrient uptake outer membrane protein: MKRMKYILLLTLSAAALLLGNAGCQKEMDSELDDRAGDMRSIYELLARAYEHLKSSFYVPVETGPAAGFTASGYMMAAYCDEAQEVTQSSAVYDWYRGSVSAASMPLWWNNENSGTERWSGLFNCIFSCNEALKYLEDPTLETDYEDTQRNQMIAQAYALRAYCYLQLIKRWGGVPIIREALERDHDYSKDKRASFAQCVDFIIESCDKALAADDALQWSQRLLSYSNPELSRAAIWAVKSQAVLYAASPLWADDYAGTEKYTWARAAEITKQALDLSTGHGLALVGDATAFPDESSTGLAAYDKYFLAPYPGSGGWDTETLYQPTNYGSQKQSLVWQYAGMPIDDGQVSAGACPTQEMVDAYEVLNADGSESTPLLDLANPYNADGTPNISQKARDFGYVDCSDKMYLNRDPRFYSTIYYDGVKVKLENGEYGVETYVGGNCGLSLSPSSRRNTCTGYYLRKFSNAQSSTSGGNKDGYIRMYRLAELYLNFAEAAYRAYGNADQQAPATDVEETVTDDEDNETTSTVTYGVAMSARDAVNAVRARVGMPGVTDNGDAFWLRLCNERRVELAFEEHRFFDVRRWTKPDGDLSKTDKRVTGMRIELSDGQKVYSRFSFDRQSYTSKYLKYPISLDEVRKMLSLTGENWQNDGWN, from the coding sequence ATGAAAAGAATGAAATATATCCTTTTACTGACTCTCTCTGCGGCGGCCCTGCTCTTGGGTAACGCCGGCTGCCAGAAAGAAATGGACAGCGAGCTCGACGACCGTGCCGGAGATATGCGCAGCATTTACGAACTGCTGGCGCGTGCCTATGAGCACCTGAAGTCGTCGTTCTATGTGCCTGTCGAGACGGGTCCTGCGGCGGGATTCACCGCCAGCGGCTACATGATGGCCGCCTATTGCGACGAGGCGCAGGAGGTTACCCAGTCGTCGGCTGTTTATGACTGGTACCGGGGGAGTGTTTCCGCTGCGAGCATGCCGTTGTGGTGGAACAATGAAAATTCGGGCACGGAGCGTTGGTCGGGGCTGTTCAACTGCATTTTCAGTTGCAACGAGGCCCTGAAATACTTGGAAGACCCCACGCTCGAAACCGACTATGAGGACACCCAGCGGAATCAGATGATCGCGCAGGCCTATGCCCTGCGGGCCTACTGTTATCTTCAGCTTATCAAGCGCTGGGGCGGGGTTCCGATCATTCGCGAGGCGCTTGAGCGGGACCACGACTACTCGAAGGACAAGCGGGCCAGCTTCGCCCAGTGCGTCGATTTCATCATCGAATCGTGCGACAAGGCGCTTGCCGCTGATGACGCATTGCAGTGGTCGCAGCGATTGCTGAGCTACTCGAATCCCGAGTTGAGCCGTGCAGCCATCTGGGCTGTCAAGTCGCAGGCTGTGCTTTATGCGGCCAGTCCGCTGTGGGCCGATGACTATGCCGGGACCGAGAAATATACTTGGGCGCGTGCCGCCGAGATCACCAAGCAGGCGCTCGATCTCAGCACCGGCCACGGTTTGGCGCTTGTCGGCGACGCTACGGCATTCCCCGACGAGTCCAGCACGGGTCTGGCCGCCTATGACAAGTATTTTCTCGCCCCGTATCCCGGTTCCGGCGGCTGGGACACGGAAACGCTCTACCAGCCTACCAATTACGGCAGTCAGAAGCAGAGCCTCGTGTGGCAGTATGCGGGCATGCCGATCGACGACGGTCAGGTGTCGGCCGGAGCCTGCCCCACGCAGGAGATGGTGGACGCCTACGAGGTCCTGAACGCCGACGGCTCCGAATCGACTCCGCTGCTCGATCTGGCGAATCCCTACAATGCCGACGGTACGCCGAATATTTCGCAGAAAGCCCGGGATTTCGGGTATGTGGACTGCTCGGACAAGATGTACCTGAACCGCGATCCGCGCTTCTATTCGACCATCTATTACGACGGCGTGAAGGTGAAACTCGAAAACGGCGAATACGGGGTCGAAACCTATGTCGGCGGCAACTGCGGGCTGTCGCTGTCGCCTTCCAGCCGGCGTAACACCTGCACGGGTTACTACCTGCGCAAGTTCAGCAATGCGCAGTCGAGCACCAGCGGCGGCAACAAGGACGGTTATATCCGCATGTATCGTCTGGCGGAACTCTACCTCAATTTCGCCGAGGCGGCCTACCGGGCCTACGGCAATGCCGACCAGCAGGCTCCGGCTACCGACGTGGAGGAGACCGTGACGGACGACGAGGACAACGAAACGACCTCTACCGTGACCTACGGCGTGGCAATGAGCGCCCGTGATGCGGTCAATGCCGTGCGCGCCCGCGTCGGAATGCCGGGTGTGACAGACAACGGCGATGCTTTCTGGCTGCGCTTGTGTAACGAGCGCCGCGTGGAGCTGGCTTTCGAGGAGCACCGCTTTTTCGACGTGCGCCGCTGGACGAAGCCCGACGGCGATCTTTCGAAGACCGACAAACGGGTGACGGGCATGCGTATCGAGCTGTCGGACGGCCAAAAGGTCTACTCCCGCTTCTCGTTTGACCGTCAGAGTTATACCTCCAAGTACCTCAAGTATCCGATCAGTCTGGATGAGGTGCGCAAGATGCTCAGTCTGACCGGCGAGAACTGGCAGAACGACGGATGGAACTAA